From Zingiber officinale cultivar Zhangliang chromosome 5B, Zo_v1.1, whole genome shotgun sequence, the proteins below share one genomic window:
- the LOC121986107 gene encoding 5-methylthioadenosine/S-adenosylhomocysteine deaminase-like codes for MENAADRPILILHNGVIVTMDQSSRVFRDGAVVVAGDRIEAVGPSAQILRDFSHLATVDSVVDLRGRILLPGFVNTHVHTSQQLGRGIADDVDLMTWLHKRIWPYESHMTEEDSYLSTLLCGIELIRSGVTCFAEAGGQHVSGMARAVEELGLRACLAKSSMDTGDGLPANWSACSTDNCIQSQRELYTKHHNTAEGRIRIWFGLRQIMNASDQLLLKTRDAAEELKTGIHMHVAEIPYENQLVMSTRKVEHGTVTYLEKIGLLRSNLLAAHSVWLSDAEIGFFAKADVKVSHCPASAMRMLGFAPIKEMHEAGVCVSLGTDGAPSNNRMSIVDEMYLASLINKGREAYTSGTTNPTVVPAVTVLKMATIDGAKSVLWDNEIGSIEVAKKADLIIVNPFSWTMVPLHDCISSLVYCMRTENIDSVMCNGQWIMKDHKILRINEEEIVSLAIQAADALLKRAGISLPERMNYL; via the exons ATGGAGAATGCCGCAGATCGCCCCATCCTAATCCTTCACAATGGCGTCATCGTTACCATGGACCAGTCGTCCCGCGTCTTCCGTGACGGCGCCGTCGTCGTCGCCGGCGACCGCATCGAGGCCGTCGGCCCATCTGCTCAGATTCTCCGCGATTTCTCCCACCTTGCCACGGTCGACTCCGTCGTCGACCTCCGCGGCCGAATCCTGCTTCCAG GATTCGTCAACACGCATGTGCATACGTCGCAGCAGCTGGGGAGGGGCATCGCCGACGATGTTGATCTGATGACGTGGCTTCACAAGCGTATATGGCCATACGAGTCCCACATGACGGAGGAGGATTCCTACCTCTCCACGCTGCTCTGCGGTATCGAGCTCATCCGATCCGGA GTAACATGCTTTGCGGAAGCAGGTGGCCAACATGTCAGCGGAATGGCTAGAGCAGTGGAAGAGCTGGGTTTGCGTGCATGTTTAGCAAAATCTTCTATGGACACAGGTGATGGATTGCCTGCAAATTGGAGTGCTTGTTCTACGGACAATTGCATTCAG TCTCAGAGAGAGCTATACACTAAGCATCATAATACAGCAGAAGGAAGAATCAGAATATGGTTTGGATTAAGACAGATTATGAATGCAAGTGATCAATTATTACTAAAAACAAGAGATGCGGCTGAGGAATTGAAGACGGGCATCCATATG CATGTTGCAGAAATCCCTTACGAAAATCAGCTTGTGATGAGCACTAGAAAGGTTGAACATGGTACAGTGACTTACTTGGAGAAAATTGGTCTTCTACGGAGCAACTTGTTGGCCGCTCATTCTGTTTGGCTGAGTGATGCTGAG ATTGGCTTCTTTGCTAAGGCTGATGTCAAGGTTTCTCACTGCCCTGCCTCTGCAATGCGTATGCTTGGATTTGCTCCCATAAAGGAAATGCATGAAGCTGGTGTTTGTGTTTCTCTTGGAACAGATGGAGCGCCATCCAACAATAGGATGAGCATTG TTGATGAGAtgtatctagcttcactcataaACAAAGGAAGAGAAGCTTATACAAGTGGGACAACCAATCCAACTGTTGTGCCTGCTGTAACAGTATTAAAGATGGCCACAATAGATGGTGCAAAATCAGTGCTCTGGGACAATGAGATTGGTTCAATTGAGGTTGCCAAAAAG GCTGACTTGATAATTGTCAATCCTTTTTCATGGACCATGGTTCCATTGCACGATTG TATCTCCAGTCTTGTCTACTGCATGAGAACCGAAAACATTGATTCAGTCATGTGCAATGGTCAGTGGATCATGAAGGACCATAAAATCTTGAGAATAAATGAG GAAGAGATTGTCTCATTAGCAATCCAAGCTGCAGATGCTCTCCTAAAAAGAGCAGGGATTAGTCTTCCTGAAAGAATGAACTATTTGTGA
- the LOC121987900 gene encoding CBS domain-containing protein CBSCBSPB5-like: MTRNPIFVLSDTLAEEALQKMVLGKFRHLPVVENGEVIALLDITKCLYNAIARVERIAEKGKAIQLAVEGVEKNWGTSISGANSFLEALRQRVYQPSLATVIPSNSYPKVVTVSPAESVLAATKKMLEYHSSSAIITSGNKLLGILTSRDILMRVVAKNLQPDTTSVERAMTPNPDCRTIDASILDALQTLRAGKFLHLPLTDKSGKIVSVLDVLHITHAALATFESNGGVGNEAVSSLMQKFWDSALTTGSLEEDDETRSEGSMKMASEGTETVAYSFPSSNLPDTFSFKLQDKGGRIHRFHCETRSLTYLITSILQRVGGVFDRNQLPQILYEDEDGDKVVLACDGDLIAAVDHARVAGWKGLRLYLDYTGLRGWKDGLSTDMASSDSWITAYNMAAAVALIAGLGVMVYVKRFS; this comes from the exons ATGACAAGGAACCCTATTTTTGTTCTTTCTGATACACTCGCAGAGGAAGCATTGCAGAAGATGGTCCTTG GTAAATTCAGACATCTGCCTGTTGTGGAGAATGGTGAAGTTATTGCTTTGCTTGACATCACAAAGTGTTTATACAATGCCATAGCACGAGTGGAGAGGATCGCCGAGAAAGGAAAAGCTATTCAATTAGCTGTTGAAGGGGTGGAGAAAAACTGGGGAACATCTATTTCTG GGGCTAATTCATTCCTTGAAGCTCTTCGTCAGAGGGTATATCAACCATCCTTGGCCACAGTTATCCCAAGCAACTCATATCCAAA GGTTGTCACAGTCTCACCAGCTGAGTCAGTTTTAGCTGCGACTAAGAAAATGCTCGAATATCATTCAAGCTCAGCAATCATAACTTCGGGGAATAAGCTACTTGGAATACTGAC TTCAAGAGATATTTTGATGCGTGTTGTCGCGAAAAATCTTCAACCAGACACTACATCTGTGGAGAGG GCCATGACTCCCAATCCTGATTGCCGAACCATTGATGCATCGATCCTTGATGCTCTTCAGACATTGAGAGCTGGAAAATTTTTGCATCTTCCACTTACAGACAAAA GTGGTAAAATTGTGTCAGTCTTAGATGTACTTCATATCACGCATGCAGCCTTAGCCACG TTTGAAAGCAATGGTGGTGTAGGAAATGAAGCTGTGAGTTCATTGATGCAGAAGTTTTGGGATTCTGCACTGACCACTGGATCTCTAGAGGAAGATGATGAGACAAGGAG TGAAGGGTCTATGAAAATGGCATCTGAGGGGACAGAAACAGTGGCTTACTCATTCCCTTCTTCAAATTTACCAGACACCTTTTCTTTTAAGCTCCAGGATAAGGGGGGCAGAATCCATAGGTTCCATTGTG AAACGAGGAGTTTGACATACCTCATCACTTCCATCCTCCAAAGGGTAGGAGGTGTCTTCGACAGGAATCAACTACCACAGATTCTG TATGAAGATGAGGATGGTGATAAGGTCGTCCTTGCGTGTGATGGTGATCTGATTGCAGCTGTTGATCATGCCAGGGTTGCTGGTTGGAAG GGATTGAGATTATACCTGGACTACACGGGCTTGCGTGGTTGGAAGGACGGACTAAGTACGGATATGGCAAGCAGCGATTCTTGGATAACAGCATACAACATGGCTGCTGCAGTTGCACTTATAGCTGGCCTTGGTGTCATGGTCTATGTAAAGAGATTCTCCTAG